The sequence below is a genomic window from Actinomycetota bacterium.
CCGGCGGGTCGTGTACGTGACCAACAAGCCACTCGAGCCGTCGGCTGCCTATGCCGCCAAGCTCACCCGGCTCGGGCTTCCCACCCAAGACAACGAGGTCGTGTCTTCGCTTGACGCCCTCGTCGAGTACCTCTCGGTCCGGCACAATGGTGCCTCCCTCCTCTGCCTGTCGGAGCCCCTGGTGTCCGACACCCTGCGGGCGGCCGGTTTCTCCATCGTCTCCCTCGACGATGCCGAGCGGGCGGCCGTCGTGGTGGTGTCATTCGACCGGACCTTTGACTACGCCAAGCTCCACGCCGCCTATCGGGCTGTGGGATCGGGGGCTGTCTTGGTTGCCACCAACCCGGATCGCTACTGCCCCACTCCTGAAGGCGGCCTCCCCGACTGCGCCGCGATGCTGGCAGCGGTGGAGGCATGCACCGGCGCTACAGCCGAGGTTGTGGTGGGTAAGCCCTCACCCCAGATGGCGGCGGCTGTACTTGCCCGGATCGGCGTCCCCGGCAACAGGGTGCTGTTGGTGGGGGACCGGGCGGAGACCGATGTGGCGATGGCGAGACGCGCCGGCATGGACGCCGCGCTCGTACTCACCGGAGCTACGACGCGGCAGCAGGCGGTTACCGCCGATCCTGCACCGACCTACCTAATAGACGGCATCGGCGATTTGCTTACGCTGTCGCGCGACGAGCCCCGAGTTCCCACGAGGTGACCATGCAATTCATCTTCATGCTGACCCACAACGACCGTACCGTTGAGAACGTTCTCGACGTGTACCGAGAGGTTCGTGACACACCGTTGCAGTTGCTGGGGTTCAAGGACGTAGGCGTTACGCGTGACACCATGCGGTCCTTGGCCGATCTGATGCACGAGGACGGTCGATCCGTGTTTCTCGAGGTGGTGTCCATCTCCCAAGAAGACGAACTGGCGTCAATCGAGGCGGCGCTGGAGGCGGGCGTCGACTACATCCTTGGCGGGACCCACTACAGCGATGTCCTTGCGATGATCGACGGTGCTCCCGTTCGCTATTACCCCTTTCCAGGGACGATTGTGGGCCACCCCTCCGAGCTGCAGGGGTCGATCGAGGACATTGCCGCCCACGCCAAAGCGCTGACCGCCCGTCCCGGAGTCCATGGGCTCGACTTGTTGGCGTACCGGCACCGCACGGTGGATCCCGTCGAACTCACTCGGGCGGTGGTGGCTTCGTCGTCGGGGCCGGTGATCGCTGCCGGAAGTGTCGATCGGGCCGAGCGCATCCGGGCGCTGCGAGACGCCGGAGCATGGGCGTTCACGATCGGAGGAGCCATCTTCGACGGCCTGCTGCCGGGGGCGCCGTCGCTCGCTGCCCAGATCGAATGGACGCTGGAGGTCGCAACTCAACCATGAAGTCTCCGCTCGACGCCCGCGCCGCCAGCCTCGAGAGGGCTGTCTCCTCCCCTGCCGACTTGGTGGTGGTGGGCGGTGGCATCAACGGGGTAGGCATTGCTCTCGATGCCGCGGCCCGAGGGTTGCGCACGGTGTTGGTGGAACGCGACGACCTGGCTGTGGGGACGTCGAGCCGGTCGTCCAAGCTCATCCATGGCGGATTGCGTTATCTGGAACACCACCAGTTTCACTTGGTACGGGAGGCGCTGGGGGAGCGGCATCTGCTCCGCACAACCCTCGCTCCTCACCTGGTTCATATCGAGCGGTTTTTGTTCCCGGTCGATGGGAACCGCTGGTTGGCTCCGTACATCGCCACCGGTCTCACACTGTACGACCTCTTGGGCGGACGTCGCAGCGGTCGGTTCCGGCTGGTGTCCCGAGCCGAGGCCTGCAGGCGAGTACCGGGTCTGCGTGAAGAGCGTCTGCGCGTTGCCTTCGAGTACAGCGACGGCGTGGTGGACGATGCCCGCTACGTCGTAGCGGTGGCCCGTACCGCCGCTCGTCTGGGTGCCACGTTGCTGACTCGTTGCGAGGTGGTGGAGTGGACCCGATCGGAGGGTCGTGTCACGGGGGTTGTGGCGAGGGATCGTCTCGATGGCTCAGAGCACACGATCGCAGGGCGTGTGGTGATCGACGCAACGGGCGCCTTCGAGGCTGACGACTGGAGCGACGACGGACACCGGCTGCGACCCTCGCGAGGGATTCACCTGGTGGTGCCTCGTTCCCGGGTGCCCTCCGACACCGGCCTCACCATCCGAGTCCCGGGCCGTGTGGTGTTCCTCATCCCGTGGGGATCGCATTGGCTGATCGGCACCACCGACGTCCCCCATGAGGGACCGGTGGACCGGCCCACCGCCACGGGCGAGGAGGTCTCGTATCTGATCGACACCCTTTCCAGGGTGCTCGACGTTCACCTGACGGCGGCCGACATCGTTGCTACGTTCGCCGGGGTTCGACCACTGGTGGGAGCGGGTGACGACACTTCGAGCATCAGCCGGGAGGAGGTCATTGATGAGCCGGAACCGGGACGGATCACTGTGAGGGGTGGCAAGTTCACAACGTATCGACGAGTGGCGGGACGGACACTTGACCGGGCCTCCGGCGCGTTGGGCAGGATATGTCCGTCGTCGACAGCCCGCCTTCCTCTGGTGGGTGCCGCCCCTTCCTCCGCGCTCGCCGGAGTCACAGGCGAGGTGTCGTCGCGGTTCGGTCTCGACCGGCCGTCCGCGCAACACTTGGTGTCCCGGTACGGCACCGAGGCCCTCGACGTGGCCCGGATTGCGATCGACGAAGGGCTCGGCCGACCGCTCGTGTCCGGGCTCCCTTACCTGCAAGCGGAGGCGTGGTGGGCTGTTCATCACGAGCAGGCCCTCTCCGTCGATGACGTGTTGTCCCGACGAACTCGCATCGCCATCGAGGACCCTCACCACGGAGAAGTTGCCGCCGAAACGGTGGCGGGGCTTCTGGGGGAAGCTCTCGGCTGGGATTCGGGGCAACGGTCGGCAGCGGTCGACGAATACGTCGAATCGGTCTGCACCGAGTACGGGGTTCCCGGGAAAGCGGAGACGCCGGAGGTGGCGGCATGAGCGCCGCAGGCAGCGGATCGGTGGAAGTCAGGGAGGTCTCGAAGCTGTTCGACTCGCTCGTGGCGGTCGACGGAGTGTCGTTCTCGCTCGAACCCGGCATCTTCTTCGCACTGCTCGGTCCGTCGGGATGTGGCAAGACCACCTTGCTTCGGATGATCGGTGGGTTCGAACAGCCTGACTCCGGGTTGATTCTCATTGGCGGTGAGGCGATGGAGGGAGTGCCGCCATATCGGAGACCGGTCAACACCGTGTTTCAGGACTACGCGCTTTTTCCTCACATGGACGTCGCCACCAACGTGGGCTACGCCCTCCGCCAGCAACGACCTCGGTTGGACAAGGCCGAAATCGCCAGGCGCGTCGAGGAGACGCTCGAGCTGGTGAGATTGACCGGTTACGAGCGCCGCCGGAGTTGGCAGCTATCCGGTGGCCAGCGGCAGAGGGTGGCGTTGGCTCGGGCGTTGATATCGCAACCCCAGACGTTGCTACTGGACGAGCCTCTGTCGGCGCTCGACGCCAAGTTGCGGGCGGAAATGCGGACAGAGTTGAAGTCATTGCAGCGCAAAGTCGGCATCACGTTCGTGTTCGTCACCCATGATCAGCAGGAGGCCATGTCCATGGCCGACCGGGTAGCGGTCATGCGGGATGGCCGCATCCTGCAGGACGCCAGCCCGGAGGCGATCTACGACGACCCGGTCGATACCTTCGTAGCCGATTTCGTCGGGACCACGAATCTCATCCACGGTCATCTTGGGGCGACAGAGGGGGTGGGGGTCGAGGTTCTCTGCGACTGTGGGATTCGCCTGGTCGGGTCGCCTCCTCGGCAGTGGCCGGCACACGGAGCCCGAGTGGCGCTGGCGATACGACCCGAGCGAATTGGGATACGACCCAGGCACTCCACCGAGGTCGGATCGGCCTCAGGGATCGAGGGAACCCACATCTCGGGACGGGTGGCGCACCGTACCTTCTTGGGCGACCACCTTTCATACAGGGTAACGATTCAAGGGGTTGGGACTCTGGACGTGGTCGCGACCCGATCGGTGCCGACGGCAACGGAGCTGTTCACCGTCGGCGACGAAGTGACCTTGGAGTGGACACTCGATGCAACCCGGGTCATCCCCGACGTTGGCCGTACGACCAGCAGAAGCCCAGGGGGCTCGGCCCCCGCGGACGAAGGAGCAGGACAATGGGAAGGAGCAGAAGAATGAGACAACGAACCACACGAGCCCGATGGAACATCTGGTCCGCGCTGCTGCTCGTGGTTGCGCTGGCTGTGGCGGCATGTGCCCCGCAGTCCGCGGATACCACCGGCAGCACCAATACTACGGCAGCCGTTGATGCCGGCACCAACCTGGGTGACACACTCAATATCGCCACCTGGCCCAACTACCACGACCCGGAGACAATCAAGCGGTTCACGGCCGAGACGGGCGTGAACGTCAACATCAGCGTCTTCGGATCCACCGAAGAGATGGAAGCCCTGCTGAGGGCGGGTAACTCAGGGATGGACATTGTGGTTCCCACCCACTACGCCGTTCCCGGATGGATCGCGGACGGGCTTATCGAACCGCTCGATTATGCGAAGATGGGGAACCCTGATCTGTCCGGCTGGAACCCGCTCTTCATCGATCAACCGTTCGACCCGGGCAACCGCTACTCGATCCCCAAGAACTGGGGCACGACTGGCATCATCTATTCACCCGCCGTGGGTGATCCGGTGACGAGCTGGTCGGAGTTCTTCGATCGCGCCAAGACCGACCTTGATGGCCGGGCAGTGATCGTCGATCACCAGATCTCCACTATCGGGTCGGCGGCCGTGGCCATGGGCTATGACCTCAACACCACCGATCCCGACGAACTGGCCAAGATCGAGGCGATGCTGGTGGAGTTGAAGCCGCACCTGTGGGCCATCACGTCCGACGTTCAGCCGGCGATTCGCAACGGGGACTCGTGGGTATCGATGGCCTGGACCGGCGACGGAGTCCAAGTGGTGAGGGACAACCCCGACTTCGTCTACGTCATCCCCGATGACGGCGGCGAGCTGTGGGTGGACAACTGGACGGTGGCGGCCGATGCCCCCCACCGGGATGCGGCCTACGCCTTCTTGGAGTTCATCTTGCGCCCCGAGAACTCGGCGGCAGATACCGCGTTCATCCTGTTTCCACATGCCAATCCTGCCGTGCTGCCTTTCTTGCCCGCAGATGTCGCCAACAACCCGGTGATCTATCCGGACCAGGAAGCCATCAGTCGGATGACATTGTCCTCGGCGGAGGCATACAACAGCGAGGCTCGAGCCGAGATGTGGGCTCGGGTGAAGTCCTCTTCGTGAGCAGATGAGCACGCCGACCGAGGGGACAGTCGTCACCAACAAAGAGGAGCGGCCGGGCTTGCCGGCCGCTCACTCCCTCGAACACCGAATGCGGCGTTTGTCCCTGGCGCTGTTGGCTCCGGGGATGGTGTGGTACCTCGTGTTCCTCGCCGCCCCGATGGTGGTGTTGGTGATCTACTCCCTCGGTCGGCGCGCTCCCAATGGCGGATACGAAGCCGCCTTGAGCCTTCAGCAGTATGGGCTGCTCGATACCCGCTGGGTACCCTTTCTGAACACCGTACGGCTCGGCCTGGCAGGAACGCTGCTGGCCCTACTGGTCGCGTATCCGCTGGCCTACTTCATGGCCACGCGGGGTGGTCGCCACAAGATGGTGCTGTTGGCCCTGGTCGTGATCCCGTTCTGGACCAGCTTCCTGATCCGCACCTACGCGTGGGTCTTTCTTCTCGGCAACCGGGGTATCCCCCAGATTCTCGAACGGTTGGGTTATCCCAACGTCCGGCTGCTCAATACCTCTTTCGCCGTGCTGTTGGGTATCGTCTACAACTACCTCCCGCTCATGGTGCTGCCGATCTATGTGTCGCTCGAGCGCGTCGATGTCAACTTACGTCACGCGTCGAAGGACCTCGGGGCCGGGCGGTGGCGGACCTTTATCCAGGTTACGTTGCCCTTGTCTGCACCGGGAGTGGTGTCGGGGGTGTTGCTGGTGTTTGTCCCCGTATTGGGGGAGTATCTGATACCGGTGTTGCTGGGTGGTGGGCAGACCTACTTCCTGGGCAACGCGCTGTACGACCTGTTCTTCCAGTCTCGCAACTGGCCGTTCGGCGCCGCCGTGGCCGTGACGTTCATAATCTTGATCATGCTGCTCATCGCCGCCTACATGTGGTTCACCCGCAAAGTCGTAGCTGAGGGACGAGAGGCTCCACTGCTATGAACAGTTCCAACACTTCGGGGTGGATCGATCGTGGGATCCGGGCGTACGGGATCCTGGTCTACGCGTTCCTGTTTCTCCCGATCGTGGTGGTCGTCGTGTTCTCGTTCAATGCCGGCCGCCATGTCGCCGAGCTGACCGGGTTCTCGCTCCAGTGGTACGTCACCGCCTGGACGGACCCCTTCGTGCTGCGGGCCGTCCGCACGTCGATCAGCATTGCCGTCACTGCATCCGTCATCTCCGCGGTGCTGGGTACAACCATCGCGATCGCCCTCCCCGCAGCGCCGCGTTGGGCACGGCGGGCCGTGGATGTGTTCGTCAACGCCGCCATCGTCGTGCCTGCGATCGTATTGGGTTTGTCGCTCCTCATCTTCGTGGTGACAACCACGACGTGGCTCAACGATTGGGTCGCCTATCTGGTACCGGGAAGCAACTTTCGGCTGGGCCTGGGGTTCTATTCGGTCGTGGCAGGCCACTCCGTGTTTGGAATCGCCATCGTCATCGTGTTGGTTCGTACCAGATGGGCGTCACTGGACGCCAATCTGGTGGAGGCCTCGGCAGATCTCTACGCCCCACCCAAACGCACGTTCTTCCAAGTGATGCTGCCTCTGCTGGTTCCTGCTATCCTCGCTGGATCCCTCTTGGCCTTCACGTTCAGCTTCGATGATTTCATCATCGCTCTTTTTACCCGTGGGCAGGAGACGACCATACCGATCTTTCTGTTCTCCTCGATCCGGCGCGGGGTGTCGCCGGTGATCAACGCCATCGCCACGATCCTCCTTGCCATCTCGCTGACACTGTTGGGTATTGCCACGTTGGTGTACAAGAGGCGATCAACTCACGAGATGGACGCCGGGCCATGACGGCACACCCACGCCGGTTGCTGGCCGACCAGGTTCGGGATGACCTGTTGGCGCGCATTCACGATGGTGGCCTGACGGTTGGAGCCAAGCTCCCCGCGGAACCCAAGCTGTGTGAGGAGTTCGGAGTCTCGCGCGCCACGATCCGTGAAGCTGTGCGGTCATTGGCGGAGGCAGGCTACCTACACCGTGTCCACGGATCGGGGACGTACGTGGCCTTCCGGCCTCGGCTTCGTCACAGCTTGGGGCACAACCTCAGCTATACGCGGCTCATCCAGCAGGCGGGATTGCGCCCCACCCGCCGGGTCCTGGGGTTGGAACGGACCGAGGCCGGCCAGGAGGAGGCAACGGCACTCGGGATCGGTGAGGCCCAAGTGGTGCGCGTCGAGCGGATCAGATCCGCCGATGACCGACCCGCCATCTATTCTGTCGACACGATCCCCGAGACCTTCGTGCCCGGTGTCACCGACGAGGGCTTCGGTGGCTCGCTATATGAGCTGTTCGAGAAGATGGGCCACAAAGTGGCCTACGGTGAAGCGACTCTGGCTCCGGTCCTTGCAGACGAGCGGCTGGCAGAGCACCTCCAGGTCGACGTCGGGTCACCGCTGCTTCGGATCGTCCAGGTGGACTACACCACAGTGGGCGAGGCCATCATGTTCAGTCGAGAGTGGCACGTCCCCGGCGTCTTCGAGCTGTCACTGCTCCGCCGCGCCACCTGAGGGATCTTCCTCTTCTGCGAATGCGGGCCGGCCGCGGTGGGATGACGTGGATCCTGCTCGTGAGCCGTGCCAGGTCCTGTCGGAGGCTCTGGTGTGGCCGTGGTTTCGTGGACCGCCAGACCCCGTTCCTCTCAATCCGTTGATGCCGTTGCTCAGATTGGCGGTGGCGCGCGCCAATCGTCAAGACAAGACTTCGCCACTCGTCGAGGGGGAGTGGCCGAGCCGAGATGCCGCGAGTCGTGACAGGGTCGTCGAGCCGGGGGACATGCCGGCCCGGCACACACCTACAACGCGGCGGCAGCCGAACGGTCCGCGAACACCGTCGCGTTCGGATGCCGGCGCAGGTAGCCGGCGGGCAGATCCGGGCCGATGGGTCCGTTCAGGGCCCGTTCGAGCGTCGCGGCCTTGTGGGAACCGGTGACGAGCAGCCAGATCTCGCGCGAGTCGAGGATCGGTCGAAGGCCGAGCGTCATACCTCGGGTCGGTTTCGCGTTCGGATCGTATCTGGCGGCTGCGATCGTCGTGGCGGTATCCAGACGGACCACCCTGGTGGGGGCGTCCGGCGTCGTGCCAGGCTCGTTGAGACCGAGGTGTCCGTTGATACCGAGGCCGAGCAGCGTAAGGCTCAGACCGCCGTCGTCGACGAGTGCCTCGAATCGGCGGCATTCGGCCTCGGGATCCGGAGCATCCACGTCGAGGGCATGGATCTCGGCGGGTGGGCGGGCCAGCGCTCCCAGGAAGTCGCGCCGCAGCATCGCAACGCATCGTGCGGGGCTCTCCGGTGGCAGGTCGTACTCGTCGAGCACGAAGACGACGGCGGCGGACAGGTCGAGGACCGGAGCGCATCGCGCATAGACCGGCCTCGGCGTCTCACCCGTGGGCAGGCACAGCCGCGCCGTCGGATGCTCCTGCATGTAGGCAATCCATCGCTGGGCGACACGATCCGCCCACTGGTCGTCTTCGAAGACCTCGAGCTGCAGACTCATGCTTCGGTGACGATGTCGAACACCGATCCGGTGTCCTTGTCGCTGAGGATCAGCTTGCGCCGGCCGTCGGGGAGGATCTCCTCCTTCACGATCGCGTGGCCATCGTGGCGTTGGAACTCCTTGGTGATCCTCGGAGTCGTCCCGCCGCGCCACTCGAGCGTGATCGGCTCCCACTGCCGGTTGGCGGCGGAGCGATACGCGGCATCCATGATGGCGTTGACGACGTACCCGTCGTAGAACGTCTCTCGCGGTGTGCCTGCGCCATCGATGGAATCAAACATGTCGGTGAACATGTGGACGTATCCGAGTTCCGTCACCTCATCGCCGACCGGGAACAGCCACCCCTCGTTGGATTCGAGCTTCTCGGCGACGTAGCCGCCCTTGCCGCCGGACGAGTACATCTCGAAGCCGGTACGCAGGAAGTTGTTCGTCCAGATCGTGCCTTCGGTTCCGGCGACCTCGTCGCGCAGATCCATGCCGCCGCGGAAGGTCCAGCTGACCTCGAACTGTCCGAGCGCCCCGGATTCGAAGCGGATGAGCGCGACCGCGTTGTCTTCCGCCTCGATCGGGTGCACGAGCGTGTCGGCCCACGCCAGGATCTCGACGGGCTTGTTGTCCTTGCCCACGTAGTTGCGGATGATCTCGATGCAGTGACAGCCGAGATCCACGATCGCCCCGCCGCCTGCTTTCTCCTTGTCCCAGAACCATGCACTGTGGGGGCCGGGATGGGTCTCTCTCGAACGGACCCATGTGACATCTCCGATCGCGCCGGCACGAACGGAGTCGAGCGCCTTCAGCGTCTTGGGCGTGTACACGAGATCCTCGAGATACCCGGCGAAGATGCCTGCCGACTCGACCTTGTCGAGAATCCGCCTGGCTTCGTCTGCGTTGCGGGCCAGCGGCTTGGTGCACAGCACGGCCTTCCCGGCGTCGGCAACGAGTCCGATGACGTCTTCGTGGAGGAAGTTCGGCAAGGCGACGACGACGACGTCCGTGTCGGGATGGTTGATCGCGTCCTCCAGTGAGGTCGTCGATTCCGGGATGTCCCACTGATCCGCGAACGCCCGGCCTCGATCCTCCGATCGCGAGTAGGCAACGCGCACACGGTCACGGCCGCGCCGACCGTGCATCGTCATCGTGTAGAAGCCGCCGATGAGGCCGGTGCCGAGCATGGTGATCGAATGTCCGGTCATGACCATCTCCTCCTGAGATCGTGAAGTTGTATATGCAACTTAGTCGATCGAGGAGATGTCGTCTCAGAGGGCGAAAGACTCTTCTCCGCCGACGATCGTTCGGATGACATGATACGAATCGTCGAGAACGCACACATCGGCCGCCGTGCCCGGTTCGAGGCTTCCGAGGTCCGGCCGCCGCACCAATTCGGCCGGCGCCGAGGTCGCCGCAGCGACGGCGCGCAGGGGGTCGAAGCCGAGGTCGATCATGTTTCTGACCGCCTGGTCCATCGTGAGGACACTGCCGGCCAGGGTGCCGTTGTCGAGCCTGCAGGCCCCGTGGTCGAGGATCACCGTTCGGTCACCGAGGAGGTAGCGGCCATCCGGGCGCCCCGCGGCCGAGATGGCGTCCGTGATCAGCACGAAGCGTTCGCCCGCGGCGTTGGCTGCGAGCTTCACCGCCTCCGGAGCGAGGTGAACCCCGTCGACGATGGCAGTGATGAACACGTCGTCCCGTACCAGGGCGGCGCCGCTGATGCCCGGGTCGCGGTGTCTCCAGGGTCGCTGGGCGCCGAAGATGTGGGTCACCGAGCGGGCGCCGCGATCGAACGCGGCGTTGGCGGTCGCGGCGTCGGCATCGGTGTGGCCCAGTGCGACGGTGACGCCCGCGGCGACCAGCAGCTCGATCAGGTCGAGTGCCCCGGGAAGCTCCGGAGCGATCGTCATGTATGTCACGGGTCCGGCGTCGAGGAGGCGTCGGGTGAGCTCCGGGTCGGGATCGAGGGTGTTGCGGGGATCGTGGGCGCCGCACCGTACGGGTGACAGGAAGGGGCCCTCGAGATGCATGCCCAGAATCCGGGCGTTGGCGATCGACGTTGAACGCAGCCGTCCGAGCGCACCGAAGTAATCGGGGACGGGGAGCGTGATGAGTGTCGGCTGGAAGGCGGTGACTCCCGTGGCTGCGAGGCGGCCGGCGACACGGGCGTAGTCGCCGGCGTCGGCGGTCGTGAAGTCCACTCCATCGAATCCATTGATCTGCACGTCGATGAACCCGGGTGTGGCAAGGCCGGTCCGGCCGGCGGGGGACAGGCCGACACGGTCGATGAGCCCGCCTTCGACGGCCACGTCACCTTCGACGATCCGACCGTGAACGAGTGCGGCGTTCACCCCGAGTCTCATGTGCGCCTCCTGGAGTCGATGCGGGAGTGCTCCGGCGTGGGTCAGCGTAGTTGTCCTCCTCGGAGCCGGCCGCTCTCATCACCGTCGGTTGCGGCTACGGGCCGAGCTCCGAGATCACTTCGAGTTCCTTGGTCTCGCAGAAGATCCTGGCGCGTGTGACGAAGGGCACACCGATCTTGTCCACCGTCACCTCGTTCACCCGACCCGCGGATCGAGCGCCGCGTCACGCGCGACGACGGTGAGGAGACTTTTCGCCGGCTGAAGCCGATATGCCGGCTGAAACCGATATGGGGAACGTCCGGTCATCGTTGTGTTCGAACCGGTCGACGGCGAGGACGGCTCCTCAGACTTCGAGTCCTTTGAAGCGGCGGATCGTCTCGAGGGTGACGTCGTCGGCCCCTTGGGGCACGAGGCCGCGCCCGCCGACGGCCGTGCGGTCGATGCACCAAAACCCTGGCGACACCGGCATCCTCCACGCCGGGAGAGGGTCGGTACGGTGAGCAGATTCCGGCCATTCCGCTTGACACGCCGCGTCCCGGCACATACGATCGAACAAATGAACGAGCCGCGTACAGATGTTCGCATTGAGCGGACCACCATCCCGCCAAGGATCTCCGAGGCCGATTATCGGCTCTGCGTTCGGGCGGCGATGCTGCATTACCAGGAAGGTCTGACCCAAAGCGAGATCGGTGCCCAGCTCGGGTATTCGCGTATCAAGATCAACCGAGTGCTCGGTATGGCGCGATCCCACGGCATCTTGGAGATTCGCGTCAAGGTTCCCGCCGACTGGCATCTCGAACTGGAAGCCGATCTGATCCGCTCGTTTGGGCTGCGGGACGCAGTCGTCGTTGCCGCCGACCAGTCGGGACGGCCGCTCGAGGCGGTTCTTGCCGAAGGTGCGGCCACATGGCTGGCCCGGCACATTCGGCCCGCCATGCGTGTGGGGCTCGGCATTGGGAGAACGGTCGCGCACCTGCCCGACAGGTTCCGGCTGGACCAGCCCATCGACTGCACGTTCATCGAGGTGGTCGGGTCCATCTACACCCAGGACTGGGCAAAGTACGACGTCACCTCGAGGATGGCCGAGCTCGCCGGCGGGACCCGGGAGGTCCTGCAGGCGCCAGGCTTTGTCACGGATCCTGATCTCGGGGTGTTACTGACCAAAGAGCCTTCCGTCGCGGACGCGCTCAACCGGGCGCGGGAATCTGACATCACCATCCAAAGCGTGGGTCCCGTGGACACGAGCGCGATCCTGTTCGAGTACGGGGTCCTCACCACGGACGATCTCGAAGATCTCCACGAGCGCGGGGCGGTGGGCGACGCGCTGGGCTACTACTACGACCTCGAGGGGAATCCCGTTCCGTTTCACACCGATTCCAATGTGATCGGCGTCGGGCTCGACGATCTTCGGCGGGTTCCATGGAGCATGGTCGTGGCCGGCGGTCCGCAGAAGGTCGAGCCCATCATCGGTGGCCTTCGCGGTGGATACTTCAATGTGCTGATCACCGACGATGTCACCGCCAAGGCGTTGATCGAAGCGAGTGCGGGTGATGGCCCTTGACCACCCCTGGGACACGAGTTCGCAACGCCGCAGTTTCGGAAAACGACCACGGGATCCGTCGTCTCGTGGGAATCGAGATCTTCTACTTCATGGACCGATGGTCGGACGACCAGGCGGCCCATTTTCATTTGGCCCGCCGGTGCGGGTACGACGGTGTCGAGATCTCGCTGATGTCCGGCAGTCACCTCGACCCGGCGCGTGTCCGTTCCAGGCTGGACGAGCACGGCCTCTCCATCGTGTGCAGCACCGGGCTGGATGAATCCACCGACATCTCCCATCCCGATCCCGCGGTGCGGCGGTCCGGTGTGGAGTATCTGAAACGCTGTCTGGAGACGGCCGGGGCCCTCGGCAGTCCGATCCTGGGTGGCGTCGTCTATGCACCGTGGTTCGCGTTCCCGGACGCCGGCGACCTGGAGCCGTACCGCCGGCGCTCGGCCGAATCTCTGCGCGAGGTCGCCGTGGCGGCGGACGCCGTCGGTGTGGACCTGTGCGTCGAGCTTCTGAACCGTTTCGAGACGTACATGCTCAACACGGTCGATCAGGGCAACGCGTTCCTCGATCTGATCGGGCATCCATCGGTGAAGATCGAACTCGACACGTTCCACATGAACATGGAGGAGGCGGATCTCGCCGACGCCATACGTGAAACGGGCGATCGGTTGGGCCACTTTCAGTGTGCTGCAAACAATCGTGCCATGCCGGGCAGGGGCCATATCGACTGGGATGCAATCGCAACGGCGCTCGACGACGTCTCATACTCCGGATGGGTCGTCGTCGAGACCTTTCCCGATCCGTCGGTGGAGACCGGGCGATCGACCCATGCATGGCGTCCACTCGTCGAGGATCTCATCGGTGAGGCGACGGAGGCGTCGGCGTTTGTCCGCACACACCTGGGCGGGACGCCCCTCGTTTCGTCACGGCCGCCGGCCACAGCCCCTGCGAAGGCTCCGGTATGAGCGTGCGCACCACCAAGCTGATCAACGATCCGAGCGACATCGTGGCAGAGATGCTCGAGGGCTACGCCGGCGCGTACCCGGACATCATTCGTTTCGAGGACGGGCTCATC
It includes:
- a CDS encoding 1-(5-phosphoribosyl)-5-((5-phosphoribosylamino)methylideneamino)imidazole-4-carboxamide isomerase; translated protein: MQFIFMLTHNDRTVENVLDVYREVRDTPLQLLGFKDVGVTRDTMRSLADLMHEDGRSVFLEVVSISQEDELASIEAALEAGVDYILGGTHYSDVLAMIDGAPVRYYPFPGTIVGHPSELQGSIEDIAAHAKALTARPGVHGLDLLAYRHRTVDPVELTRAVVASSSGPVIAAGSVDRAERIRALRDAGAWAFTIGGAIFDGLLPGAPSLAAQIEWTLEVATQP
- a CDS encoding spermidine/putrescine ABC transporter substrate-binding protein — protein: MRQRTTRARWNIWSALLLVVALAVAACAPQSADTTGSTNTTAAVDAGTNLGDTLNIATWPNYHDPETIKRFTAETGVNVNISVFGSTEEMEALLRAGNSGMDIVVPTHYAVPGWIADGLIEPLDYAKMGNPDLSGWNPLFIDQPFDPGNRYSIPKNWGTTGIIYSPAVGDPVTSWSEFFDRAKTDLDGRAVIVDHQISTIGSAAVAMGYDLNTTDPDELAKIEAMLVELKPHLWAITSDVQPAIRNGDSWVSMAWTGDGVQVVRDNPDFVYVIPDDGGELWVDNWTVAADAPHRDAAYAFLEFILRPENSAADTAFILFPHANPAVLPFLPADVANNPVIYPDQEAISRMTLSSAEAYNSEARAEMWARVKSSS
- a CDS encoding ABC transporter ATP-binding protein: MSAAGSGSVEVREVSKLFDSLVAVDGVSFSLEPGIFFALLGPSGCGKTTLLRMIGGFEQPDSGLILIGGEAMEGVPPYRRPVNTVFQDYALFPHMDVATNVGYALRQQRPRLDKAEIARRVEETLELVRLTGYERRRSWQLSGGQRQRVALARALISQPQTLLLDEPLSALDAKLRAEMRTELKSLQRKVGITFVFVTHDQQEAMSMADRVAVMRDGRILQDASPEAIYDDPVDTFVADFVGTTNLIHGHLGATEGVGVEVLCDCGIRLVGSPPRQWPAHGARVALAIRPERIGIRPRHSTEVGSASGIEGTHISGRVAHRTFLGDHLSYRVTIQGVGTLDVVATRSVPTATELFTVGDEVTLEWTLDATRVIPDVGRTTSRSPGGSAPADEGAGQWEGAEE
- a CDS encoding glycerol-3-phosphate dehydrogenase/oxidase; protein product: MKSPLDARAASLERAVSSPADLVVVGGGINGVGIALDAAARGLRTVLVERDDLAVGTSSRSSKLIHGGLRYLEHHQFHLVREALGERHLLRTTLAPHLVHIERFLFPVDGNRWLAPYIATGLTLYDLLGGRRSGRFRLVSRAEACRRVPGLREERLRVAFEYSDGVVDDARYVVAVARTAARLGATLLTRCEVVEWTRSEGRVTGVVARDRLDGSEHTIAGRVVIDATGAFEADDWSDDGHRLRPSRGIHLVVPRSRVPSDTGLTIRVPGRVVFLIPWGSHWLIGTTDVPHEGPVDRPTATGEEVSYLIDTLSRVLDVHLTAADIVATFAGVRPLVGAGDDTSSISREEVIDEPEPGRITVRGGKFTTYRRVAGRTLDRASGALGRICPSSTARLPLVGAAPSSALAGVTGEVSSRFGLDRPSAQHLVSRYGTEALDVARIAIDEGLGRPLVSGLPYLQAEAWWAVHHEQALSVDDVLSRRTRIAIEDPHHGEVAAETVAGLLGEALGWDSGQRSAAVDEYVESVCTEYGVPGKAETPEVAA
- a CDS encoding HAD hydrolase-like protein — protein: RRVVYVTNKPLEPSAAYAAKLTRLGLPTQDNEVVSSLDALVEYLSVRHNGASLLCLSEPLVSDTLRAAGFSIVSLDDAERAAVVVVSFDRTFDYAKLHAAYRAVGSGAVLVATNPDRYCPTPEGGLPDCAAMLAAVEACTGATAEVVVGKPSPQMAAAVLARIGVPGNRVLLVGDRAETDVAMARRAGMDAALVLTGATTRQQAVTADPAPTYLIDGIGDLLTLSRDEPRVPTR